The Myxocyprinus asiaticus isolate MX2 ecotype Aquarium Trade chromosome 26, UBuf_Myxa_2, whole genome shotgun sequence genome has a window encoding:
- the LOC127417076 gene encoding uncharacterized protein LOC127417076 isoform X2 produces the protein MSDNLVVAGFGPLEAYIGAEEGVALQADNGQFLSCINRRSNIYNIEAAKTTKDYWCKFIVEKVDDSKVRLKDQRGVYLSRIHRSGVDHIEAAKAKPDECCEFSVFTRNGKVIFRADNGLFLSRCFRDNQNIEAVKDGVDECCEFSLSIGDIISPMFEIVNIDFGKIPDLSDKPSMVKSDCYINESSVNQSHTFKLNWMDTVTETTTWTHTWGLSTTVSFGFLLLSAEVTISYSGQYGTSSSKEKTISMSEETAITIPPKTKITVKLMVNKDDHAEIPFTATIKKTKANGQVEMFTENGTWKGVVYENVRLKIEEAKV, from the exons ATG TCTGACAATCTGGTAGTTGCTGGTTTTGGTCCACTGGAAGCTTATATTGGTGCTGAAGAGGGTGTGGCTCTACAGGCTGACAATGGCCAGTTCCTCAGCTGTATTAATCGAAGATCAAATATTTATAACATAGAAGCTGCCAAGACCACCAAAGACTATTGGTGCAAATTCATAGTGGAGAAAGTCGATGATTCGAAAGTCCGGCTCAAAGACCAGAGGGGTGTTTACCTCAGTCGAATTCACAGGTCTGGAGTCGACCATATCGAGGCAGCCAAGGCTAAGCCTGATGAATGCTGTGAGTTCAGTGTCTTCACCAGGAATGGCAAAGTCATATTTAGAGCCGACAATGGCCTGTTCTTAAGTAGATGTTTTCGAGATAATCAGAACATTGAAGCTGTTAAAGACGGTGTTGATGAATGTTGTGAATTTTCACTGAGTATCGGGGATATCATTAGCCCCATGTTTGAAATTGTCAATATAGATTTTGGCAAAATCCCAGACCTGAGCGACAAGCCATCTATGGTGAAAAGCGATTGCTACATTAATGAAAGCAGCGTGAATCAATCACACACCTTCAAACTAAACTGGATGGATACAGTCACAGAGACCACGACTTGGACCCACACCTGGGGGCTGTCCACTACTGTGTCTTttggttttttattattaagtgCCGAAGTCACCATCTCATACTCAGGACAGTATGGCACCAGCTCCTCAAAAGAGAAAACCATCTCCATGTCAGAGGAGACTGCCATCACAATTCCTCCCAAAACCAAGATCACAGTGAAACTGATGGTCAACAAGGATGATCATGCTGAGATTCCCTTCACAGCTACAATCAAGAAGACCAAGGCCAATGGACAGGTTGAGATGTTCACTGAGAACGGCACCTGGAAGGGTGTGGTTTATGAAAATGTAAGGCTTAAAATCGAGGAAGCCAAAGTGTAA
- the LOC127417075 gene encoding aerolysin-like protein — MSDNLVVAGFGPLQAYIGAEEGVALQADNGRFLSCVYQRSNIYNIEAAKTTKDSWCKFIVEKVDDSKVRLKDQRGVYLSRIHRSGVDHIEAAKAKSDEFCEFSVFTRNGKVIFRADNGLFLSRCFRGNQNIEAVKDGVDECCEFSLSIGDIISPVFEIVNIDFGKIPDLSDKPSMVKSDYYINESSVNQSHTFKLNWMDTVTETTTWTHTWGLSTTVSFGFLLLSAEVTISYSGQYGTSSSKEKTISMSEETAITIPPKTKITVKLMVNKDDHAEIPFTATIKKTKANGQVEMFTENGIWKGVVYENVRLKIEEAKV; from the exons ATG TCTGACAATCTGGTAGTTGCTGGTTTTGGTCCACTGCAAGCTTATATTGGTGCTGAAGAGGGTGTGGCTCTACAGGCTGACAATGGCCGGTTCCTCAGCTGTGTTTATCAAAGATCAAATATTTATAACATAGAAGCTGCCAAGACCACCAAAGACTCTTGGTGCAAATTCATAGTGGAGAAAGTCGATGATTCGAAAGTCCGGCTCAAAGACCAGAGGGGTGTTTACCTCAGTCGAATTCACAGGTCTGGAGTCGACCATATCGAGGCAGCCAAGGCTAAGTCTGATGAATTCTGTGAGTTCAGTGTCTTCACCAGGAATGGGAAAGTCATATTTAGAGCCGACAATGGCCTGTTCTTAAGTCGATGTTTTCGGGGTAATCAGAACATTGAAGCTGTTAAAGACGGTGTTGATGAATGTTGTGAATTTTCACTGAGTATCGGGGATATCATTAGCCCCGTGTTTGAAATTGTCAATATAGATTTTGGCAAAATCCCAGACCTGAGCGACAAGCCATCTATGGTGAAAAGCGATTACTACATTAATGAAAGCAGCGTGAATCAATCACACACCTTCAAACTAAACTGGATGGATACAGTCACGGAGACCACGACTTGGACCCACACCTGGGGGCTGTCCACTACTGTGTCTTttggttttttattattaagtgCCGAAGTCACCATCTCATACTCAGGACAGTATGGCACCAGCTCCTCAAAAGAGAAAACCATCTCCATGTCAGAGGAGACTGCCATCACAATTCCTCCCAAAACCAAGATCACAGTGAAACTGATGGTCAACAAGGATGATCATGCTGAGATTCCCTTCACAGCTACAATCAAGAAGACCAAGGCCAATGGACAGGTTGAGATGTTCACTGAGAACGGCATCTGGAAGGGTGTGGTTTATGAAAATGTAAGGCTTAAAATCGAGGAAGCCAAAGTGTAA